One segment of Pandoraea pnomenusa DNA contains the following:
- a CDS encoding methyl-accepting chemotaxis protein, whose amino-acid sequence MAAPERIVELAHSVKHVADDKIATIEHITRETKYLALNALIEAARAGDAGRGFAVVANEVKHVSERITDIAQTLTSELAGSLAELSALGDSMIGQLEQHRGQRLTDLAHHMIEIIDRNLYERSCDVRWWATDAALVDVLGAPSPQAVRHACQRLGVILDSYTVYLDLWVADASGRIVANGRPDRYPGVIGADASRHPWFLAAMRTPSGADYAAFDVRRAKLLHNAEVATYATAIREDGETHGRPIGALGIFFDWAPQARAVVQGVPLLPHERAVTRCLLLDAEHRVLASSDGEGVLLERFALRRQRGATGANAASSGFYHADGDGMIGYALTPGYETYEGLGWYGVVQQRPESAASGMERTSAVPSAAQVATANAIAA is encoded by the coding sequence ATGGCAGCACCCGAGAGAATTGTCGAGCTGGCACATTCCGTCAAGCATGTCGCCGACGACAAGATCGCGACCATCGAGCACATCACACGCGAAACGAAGTACCTGGCGCTCAATGCGCTCATCGAAGCCGCTCGCGCGGGCGATGCCGGCCGCGGCTTTGCCGTGGTGGCGAACGAAGTCAAGCATGTCTCGGAACGCATCACGGACATCGCGCAGACGCTGACGTCGGAACTGGCCGGGTCGCTTGCCGAACTCTCGGCGCTGGGCGACAGCATGATCGGGCAGCTCGAGCAGCATCGCGGGCAGCGCCTGACGGATCTCGCCCATCACATGATCGAGATCATCGATCGCAACCTGTACGAGCGCTCGTGCGACGTGCGCTGGTGGGCCACCGACGCCGCCCTCGTCGACGTGCTCGGCGCGCCGTCGCCGCAGGCCGTGCGCCACGCCTGCCAGCGGCTCGGCGTGATTCTCGACAGCTACACCGTCTACCTCGACCTGTGGGTGGCCGACGCGTCGGGGCGCATCGTCGCGAACGGGCGTCCCGACCGCTACCCCGGCGTCATCGGCGCCGACGCCTCGCGTCACCCATGGTTCCTCGCCGCGATGCGCACGCCCAGCGGCGCCGATTACGCCGCGTTCGATGTGCGGCGCGCCAAGCTGCTTCACAACGCCGAAGTCGCGACCTACGCGACGGCAATTCGTGAGGATGGCGAAACACATGGCCGCCCCATCGGCGCGCTGGGTATCTTCTTCGACTGGGCGCCGCAGGCCAGGGCCGTGGTGCAAGGCGTGCCGCTCCTGCCCCATGAGCGGGCCGTCACGCGCTGCCTGTTGCTCGACGCCGAGCATCGGGTGCTGGCATCGTCCGACGGCGAAGGCGTATTGCTGGAGCGCTTCGCGCTGCGGCGCCAGCGCGGCGCGACCGGAGCGAACGCGGCGTCGAGCGGGTTCTACCATGCGGACGGTGACGGAATGATCGGCTACGCGCTGACGCCAGGCTACGAAACGTATGAGGGACTGGGATGGTATGGCGTGGTGCAACAACGGCCCGAAAGCGCCGCATCGGGCATGGAGCGCACCAGCGCGGTGCCTTCAGCCGCTCAGGTCGCGACGGCGAATGCCATTGCCGCGTGA